The Solanum pennellii chromosome 7, SPENNV200 DNA segment acaaaaattatttttaaaactaaagtTGAAATTCTattctttctcaaaataaataatgatttcaAATTTAAGCGTCAAATGATATAACcaaacattttttcaaaaagtagACGTACTAACATTGTCTTTGAAGAAGTCAAATTCCTGATGTAATGGAGAAAATATCAGTCCACATATGCTTCCATTGTCAATGGGGACATGTAAGTTCAAATTTCTGATAGCAgctgttattttttaaatagataaGTCTCCTATGACGAGCTCAATCGAAAAGAGATGTAAGGATTTTGAAATCTCTCGATCCTTCTGTATTGAAGTTCAAATTCAATCCTATAAATATTAACTAATCccaaagttattttattttatattttcactaAAATGATGAAATCATTCCCTCATGATTTATCCAATCTACAAAATATTCTTTACTTATTTCATTTCACGTACAAAACAAACCCTAAAATCCATAGGCCAGCATAGTCTATTCTTCTGGCTGGCAAGACTTTGATGTAATTTATTGCAACACGCAGACTATGGACTTTTTAAAAGGTGGGGGACGGATGAACTATAAATGTTGAAACATTTAAGTCAAAAACTTGGAcgatttgattcattttagcACACAAATATTAAGTCAAATATACccacatttaaaaaaaacaacctTTTTTCTTGCAataaatttatgacattttgGAACAATTTGATTTGATCATGGCTGGCAACAGATTACGTACACGCTTGAACGACATTTGAAGTAAAAATTTTCAGTTCAATGACTACCTAAACTTTCATTTTATTGATGACGGCTCGATTCATCATGTAATCGCTCTCTTATGAACAAGGAAATAATATACAAGTGACCCTAGTCTCCTTACAGGCCCATTATATACATTGAGGTGATTTCCAAGAAAGGTTCAAAAGGAGCAGAAAATTATTCTAtgttagaaaaagaataaacttgaatttgaagtatGTAACCCTAGAAAGTAGGAGGCCCATGATACCCTAAATTATAAAGAGAGGAAAGACAGTTGAAGTGATGAAATCATTAACTGCCAAAGTTTAAGCGGGAAGGAACTATAcagatgtaaaaaaaataaaagtagaaaaataatgaaaggaCTCataggagagagagagagagaggacaAACGGTAAGCTTTACAGCTTGCAAAAGCTTTGGTATATTGCAGTTGCTTTAAAGGGATATGTTTACAGCAAATATGACAACATCGCTCAAAAGCCCAAAAGTCTCAGCCTTTCCTTTATCCTCACAGTATCTGATTCATCCATCCATTGCCCATTCTAGTGTTTCAAACAACCAAGAATCAACTTCACTACTTCAAGATGATTCTGGATTGTTATAATGTGTATTTGATGCAATATTATACTGTAATAGTGGTATTCCATCCAGTTTATACACACTTCCTATTGGTATCTCCCATCAATGAAAGTATTTGGGACTCCACACTAGTTTGTACATGTTTCAATTAGTACATGCTACCTCCTGTCAGTACGATAACTAAGTAATAATCTGCTTACCTAAAACTAAACGAGTTAAAAAAGAAATCACCTAACATTTTAATACGACGTTTTTTTctggtcttttttttttgggggggaggggggggagGGGAGTGGGACAAGGTAGGCAGGCAAGGCATGTGAAAGAGAGAGATGATGAAATGGATTAGACATAGAATGTGAGTATGTCCCACCATTTTCCATGGACAATCTAACCATATAAAATATGACCCCATTATATTCATTGGATTTTTCTAATCTTAACACCTTCCCTCTTTCCATGTGATGATGCTGTAAACGGTCCCCTCTATGGTGTCCTATTTTAAACCCTTCTCCTCAGCTTCCTCTTTACACcttaccttcttttttttcccatGAAAGAGCACATACTTAAAAATCTACCCACAGTCCAAGTGTACATACTTTAGAACCCCCCTTTTTACACCAACCACCAAAGAATTAAACAAATCCTAAAAATGTTATCTTGGCATGACCAAAGGGATTATTACTATAAGACAACTCACCAACTGCATTATATAGGAATCAATTCCAGCAACCGCCCTAAAAGTTTAGCTTTATGTGAGGGTCATAAGCTATGtgttaacaataataaatactaACAATGTAAAAAGAACAACCGGCAAACTGACCATAATTCAAGCCGCACAAAAAGGTTGTCAATAACAAATGTAAGTAGTATACCATAGTACACCAATAAAGAGATGATAAATTTAAGAGACAAGTTGCACACTTTGTAATTAAGGCTTGGCCATTACAAGAAAAACAAACCTTTGAATATACAATATCAACCGATGCCTAGGATGGGGAAAAAGGGGGGTGCAAGCACTATCTATTATCACTCACTTACAAAGCTTCACATGGTgaaacaaaacattaaaaaaaaaaaagagaaaaaataaacaaacaaggATACTCCCTAAAAACCGCATCCATGCCATGTGTTATATAGTTTAGAATAAATTcaacttccttttttttctttttctaataattGAAAACAATATAGTATAAGGTTAAAGTTGGGGTATACCGAGTGTGTGATTGTTTGTTGGTTTCTTTGAAGGAAATGAGTTGGTTTTCCACATTTGACAGTTGGGAAAAATCCAAACAACCACCTGCAGGAAGCATCATAGGTACGATAATGTCAGGAAAAAAGATTAGTGAATAATAGTAAGAACTTCAAGGCAGCTAAGAATAAATTGGACATAAAGTAGAACTAATGATCATCACGTGTAATCCAGTCAGTTAATGAAATAGTAGTAAACCTAACAACAAAGACACTTCTGATGGATGATGAACCAGCAAAGCAGTGCATCAATGCTATTCATATCCAAAGACAGAATTATAAAAGTTGAGAATCATGCCCCTACTCAAGGACCAGAATATTTATCACAACTCAGTATGGCCCATTGCAAGCATTTGGATGTCTAGCGTGTTTCACTACAGGGAAGAAAATGTACTGCTTTAAGGTTGGACAGTTAAGATTTCTAATTATAGTCCACCAACTTCTACTCAATGGCAAATGACTTGTTCTTGATGGTTCCCTACAATCTACTAGTCTAAGGAAAGTAGTATCATTTGAATATATGATAATGACTAGCCCTAGGACTCATATCAAATACTCATCATCTCATGCTACCCccttaacttttaaaatgattaGCTGAAAAAAATACAGTTTTTACAAAATCATTACTTTTTTTGAGTAAAAGAAGCCCAAAATACTGTCTTGTTTCTCTTTTGGAGGGGAAGGGGGTCAAGAATTACAATGACTATCAGCCACTAGACAGAAGTTTTAATGTCTTAAACTAGATGATTTATGTTTCAACTTGTATCTTCTGATTTGCAAAAATGTGCACTTTAACATATTGTTAGGCAGATTAGTTCCCACTACTCTTACGCTGGGGGCCCTCGCCTTCTTACTCTCTCGAGCAAGAGACTGCACCTTCACTTAATGAGAAAATGACTTGTAAAGGGGGTCTAGATCAAGTATATGAACATGGTCGTTCTTGTATTGAAAAATGGAAGGCAAATAAAGGAAATAGTACAACATTAACATGTCAAATTGGAATGTTGTTGACCGGTAAACGGTAGGAACCACTAATGTCATGTGGAATAAGTTAATATAGAATTGAAGTGCCAAGTAAATACTAGTTCTATATAgttaaagatgaaaaaattacCCTTCGTTGGCGGGGTTAGTTGCTTAGCTAATTACTCCATGTCCTTGTGAAAATGCTCTTTAGCCTATTGCCTGAGAGTCTCTGCAAGGCCTTCTTAGCCCCCACAACCTCCGCCTCCGCCAGCTTCTGCAAATGTCCGTATGCTCCGGCCTCCACTAGCCGCTTCCGACAACCCTGGCTCCCTCCTGCCATGATTGCCGCCACCACTGCCACCGGGAACTTCTTCGAAACCGCATCATTCTTGGAATCCAACATTTGGACCAACTTCATCACACTCTTCTCGTCCTTAACCAATTCCTTCCTATTCGACTTCACAGCCAACAGCGAAACTAAAGCATTAGCTGCTACCTCTTGCAGCCCATCTGGTTTAGCTGATTCCATCAGCTTCACCAAAGACCCCATGCACCCTGCAATAGCCCTCTTCTTTTCTTCGCTAGTTGTTACATTTGCAAGCAATGAAGCGGAAATGTACTGTAACATTAAGCTACCATGCTTTATAAGCTCGGCTAACTGAATAGTAAATGTGGGATATGATGAAAGAATCCTTGACCCACAATCAGAAGAAGATAACGAATGAATTGCCCGTAAAACATATTCTAATGTATCAGAACTTGATGATTCATGAAGCAAATGAACCAATCTCTGCAACCCCTTTTCTTGAATTAACAAATCCCGATAATACTCACCAGAGGAAGCAAGAATCGCAATGCAATTTGCTGCCTTTTCTTGTGCTGATGGTTTGCCTGAAACCATTAACTGTAAAAGAATAGGAATTGCACCTTCTTCCGCTAACGCAATTCGAACATCTTCATTTGTGGATACATTCTTGATAGCCCCAACACCATGAAGTTGTGCAGCAATCGAACCAGATTTACACAAGTCTAGAAGTACAGGGACACCACCATAAGCTGAGATTGCCCAAGCATTTTCAGGGTCATTTGTGATGCATTCCACTGCCAAGACAGctctttccttcattgtaacCGAACCAGACTCGATGATTCTCAGTAAAGGACCCAAAGCACCCTCTTCAAACACGCATTTCCTTGCCTGTTCGCTCATGGAAACAAGCATTGATACAGCAAGAACTGCCTGTTCACGTATAGAAGGATCCGTATTAAGGTCAAGTAAATTAATCAAGTACCCAACTTGTCCTTCTTTTGCAACAAGACCAGCTGATTTTTCATCCTCAGAAAGCAGCTgaatcaacgattccaaagccTTTCTCTTGAACTCAACTCCGCCGATCTGAATTCTAGTAAACACGTCTCTAATATAAAGAACTAAATCGTCTTTGGTAGAGTTAGACGAAGGGTGAGAGAGAACAATAGCAGTAGACTGACGAAGCACACCGGAACGGCAAAGAAGGTCTAGATGATGGATCTGCTTAGACAACCACCCAGAAGCCATATCAAGGTCCGACTGCATCAACAGCTTACCCGGAGTCTTCTCCGGGTCAGAACATTCCTCACATAGAGTCTGAACACGAACCAAAGTAGACAGAAGATTAGGAAGCAAGGTCGGAAGCAGCTCATTTTCCGACCAGTGAGGAGAATCAGAAATTTCGGTCAAAAGCGACTTAACAGTAGCAAGCTTCGATCGAAGCACCTGCCAGCGAGAAGTAAAAGACTTAATGGAAAGAGAAAAGGGTAGTAAATGAGAGAGAAGCTTGTTGATTTGGTCAAGGGTTTGTGCCGTAGAAGGCTGCTGAGGTGGTGGTTCTGCGGTATGATGCATTTTCTCAGCAAGAAAATCAAATGGGTGTCAATAATTTCTAGTCCCCGGAACTAATACCGGGAAAAACTAAGAGAACATATGAAAAGCAAGAGAGGGAGCAAAAGTATGGGGTTTGGAGAAATTGAACGATTATTGGAAAAAGGGAAATTGGGGGTAGTGATAAATTGCGTAGAGGGGAGGATAAAGCGATAAAGCAATGGAGAGAAGTGGGGTTTTAGGGAGAAACAGAGAGTGGTGCTCTGTGTTGGGTTGGTAGTTGAACGTGGGCTATGAACCGTGGAAGACGGTGACAACTGAACAGCAAATCTAACGTGACATCGGTGAACTTATTAGATTTTactttgcttcttttttttttttaaaaaaaataaaatttcctgATAAATTCTAccctttttaatgaaattttagtCTTAGCTGATCGCGAAAAAAATCACAGATTTCACTTGGTGAGTCcggaatatctaattttttgatCTATTTGATAAACTACTAGGGGCTCGAtgtgttaaaaataataatttgaagtgtttttttgtataatttttttatttaacttttttatctttaaaattaacgagaattaatgtaattaaattgaaattttaaaattagttaaattaattctATAAGgcaacataataattaaaaaatgatgactaagtattattttgttttaaaattatattttacgcATAGGTAGTAGTATTTGATtacaaacttttaaattttttttacaaatctGATTTAGCTGAAGTTTGATTTGCTTTAAAGCTAAAAATATGTttaggaaataattttttatatttataatttgccttgaaatcataaattattaGAGTAATCAATATAACTTAATCTATAGAGACAttgacattttacgggtcagATCAGGCTAGTCCATTTTTTATGTGCGCTATAAAATGGTCGGTCCGACCCACAAGTACGTGTGCTGCAGGCTTGCCGAGTCAGTCCacttctttaaaattatattttcttataattattaaattaaattataattaaaaatattattataaatatcgacaaaataaGATTACATATGTTAATGTTCCTACTTGtcaatcaaattaaagaataaaattatctttacaatatttattaaatatctaaatagaaatattaatctaatttttttgaatttggactctctttaatttaaaaattaattttacattacattttttaactaatttttattattcCACGGACCGGCCCTActgatatttctcaagccccacaaatcaacaggcttattcaggccgggataaaaagtttctttcttcAATCAGCTGCAAAAATCATAGCTCGGGCCGGTCCAACGGGCCTatcccatattgacggctctataAATTATGAGTCATGACttgtatatataagtttttaaaattttttttggagttcTAACTAAAATTATATTGCGCTCGGTGGAGTCTAATCAAGAGGAGCGCTTCTAacgtattttttttatacttaagACTCgaactcaaaatttataattaaaaataaatcactttCATTAATATACTGTGTTCAATCTTTAATGcaaattttttattgatgacGTTCATTATGATTTATGAGTCAATTTAAGACCCAGGTTCAATCAAACACAAGTGAGGAAAATAAAGAGAGTACCCATATATGGATTAttgttatcatttttttattattatttttaacatgactttttaattatatattttttatatacattatttgcAAGATGAAAGTAAGTTTGCATAAGTATTTTTCTCTTcacttaaataattatattgaatatattattgatactgaacaaaaatttaagataaatttgaaaatattttcaataattttattttgactttAGAGTCAAAAAAGGTCTGAAACTATTTTTGGAATCTGAATATTGGATTTTTGAACtcttaaaaatatgaagataaaTTCTATAAAAGTTGAATTTAATTCTACTATAAAAATTTCTACATCATGGAGTTAAATAATATCGTATTTAATGACTTATAATTTGAAATAGAgacatttaattattaatgaaatagTAATTGCCACTCTAAGATAAttcttaaatttcttatttaaccaaataaattcatattaactaTTACTCCATATCTCAATTCTGGTGGCTGAATAATTGATGTTGactcaacttttttttattttttgaataacgATTTTCTGACTTTTTATGGTTTATAATATCCCGTGATGGCAGTGTGATATCAAAATAATCGTAATTCTAGACTCTTATTATAGTGAACTATACAAATAGGAATTAATCAATTTACCACCTTATAAATCAACGAATAAACAATTATTAACATGCATGCACCTGTCCTTTTCTTTTACCAATTAAATCCAATTGCAcatgacaaaatttatttaacgagagtatttataataaaaaatttcttcgTATATATTTTAGACTTACATCTGATATTTCCAATTAAGAGTGAAACAATTTTACCATCCAACCATACATGTTGATAACTTGCATTTACCTGTCATGTCATTCTCAGTTTCCTACACTtcccaaaattattttataccaTCGAAGAATAATATAGTGAAGAGTAGTTATCtaaataatgaaattgaaaaaagttCTAAaagtttcataattttttatacagaaaagatgaaagatatttttataaacaaacaatTTCTATTTCGAAATAATGCAagcatattaatttaatataataaatcagaaatttaataataaataatattaaaatttttagttccaacatagtttatttttaaatcgaACAACCTTAATAATAACTTGTCAAACAGTCAATGTATATCAAGgagttaaaagagaaaaatcaatGCACAAGCTCAAACAAGAAACAACTACCTTAGTTCGACAAACAAAGTATGCACAAATTAAAGTCCTTTTATTTCTataatataaaagtattttatttttatttttttaaaaaaaaagaggtaatAAAAATcgaactcacattttctataaaaaaaaaatattccatGGATCGTCAAAacaattattaaaagaaaaatctatgCATGATCATACTCACAAGGTCATACTCAAACCtcaatataatatgattttttaaattttcatataaaatatttctaaaattggattttatttatttaacattgtTTCCCttctatttatttgtatatgtatatatgtatagtatAGAAGCCCGTGAAGGGTTCCCCCAATTATGTTTAAACTTGTAAGTCAACATCAATTAGGAAATcgttttcttatttttagtgttatttttaaaaaagaatgtggATTGCAGTTTTATCATAAGTAGAATCTTCTAGTTATAATTCTTTTACAATTATGTAGAATTCTAACATGTATTCTAAGCTATTTCGAATTTGTAAAAGTGTATAATTGAATCTTcactaagaaaatgaaaattagaGCCCGTTTTGCAAtagattttcaaataatatttggggaaaaatttggcaaatagtgtttatttatatattttgtcattatttgacaaatatctcaaattttcaaatactagttttatttagtatttggcccaaatctcattattcggggtcttttataaattgaaatttactccaaatttttatcttttacaaaaacaccctctaTAGTTGTTGCTTGCGTtacattacataattttttacgttaACACCAAcgtagtgatgaaatattctgtgaatgttaaatgatgatatggttattgatgaaaatgatgaacaatcgACTAAGGATAAAAAATTCATGTGCTTTGTCTACTTTCACGATGTATGGAATGATgtttgttgcactcactccaaattacaacattgctctagtgtcatgaacactatttgttattgttgtaacgaaaatccaattgacttgtaatacaaacttatggttagttttgatagtttttaaaacttatgggtgtaaatcatatttttttaaaaaagtgaaatatatttcccaaataCTATGGCCAAACaaatggtgaaatttcacccaagttttcactcaaataatatttgccaagaatatttgaaaatttatgatcaaacgCTAGCTTAAAGCAGTCAATCACCTGAACTATTAAAATTCTTACATTAAAATTTGTAGTCGTGGAGTTTGTTaagtaaatgaaaaaagaaatcaaaacgGAAAAAAATGTAGTAAGACAAACATGTGTTATGTATTCACTATACACAATCATAGTATAAAAGAATTACATTACATAAggtaaatttagaattttataaCAAATCTCTCCTCTCTCAAACTCTTGCTCGCTTCTCTCCCTTTCTCATCCCTCCTTCTCTATATCTCATCTTGAAAATGAATGgggagggggagggggggggggcatGGGATATTACTGATACAATTCAGATTTGTATTAGGTAAGAGTATGATGAAgaccccttttctttttcttttcctcttcgATCTCTCAGATTTTTCGTATATCTTAATGAAGGAGAAATACAATATTGTACTACTTGTATTCTGATAAAGTATATAATGTATGATACTAATGTATAACAGAGacaaaatataattgaatacattAATACAAATCTATAATCAATTACAGATACacttaaataaattgataaaacgTGAATGTGCAAAACATATCCACTTGATACACTTATACTCATTAATATAACTTGATACAATTTATTCAttgatacaaataaattatattgattGTATTCATGATACAAtctaatatacaaataaaacatGTGTTAATCCTCTCTCTCCTCGTGCCTCCCTCTCACGCACTCCTTTTTCTTCCTTCTAAAAAGTGAATATGagtcattataaaaaaaaacaataaatatgaatCTCTAATCAAGCCTAAATTATagtcacttttttttaatgttttttaaaaaaacaacctATACAAGTTGAACTTCCGAAAGCTATTATAAGTTGAGACTCAAAGACGTTATGTTGAAGGTCTAAATTTATACAGGCCGaacttcaaattaaaatttagaataatTCTGACCTTAACGTTTCGttcaattaatttataaaatatatacaaaatatacatgttatatatacttcatacaaaatacacatatactacatataatatatgtatactATACATATACTATACAAATAATAACTATGACTATACATATATTGTTGTGAACCAAGCTAGCTCTATAAGGGCCTATGAGTTAGAAGTGGGAAATGAGATTGGGCCAagtaaaagtattttatttgggATCCAGGCCCAACTAGTATTTGGTTAAAAGGGAAAATGAGTTGGAAAGAAGGTTTATGCATATTGAAGAAAATGTTTGTCCTCTCCTCTTCGTCTAGAATCTAAGATTCTCATATTCAATCTTCTTCTATATTTAATTACTCGTTATTTCAATATTTCTATTGTAATTTTGGTAGATTGAATATGTCATTCACAATTCTAAAGTTGTATTGGTTTTAATTCTCTTCTTAATATAGTGAAGAATTGGGGTTTTTTGCAAATACTatacaaatatcaaaatatacatttaCTATACAATAACAAGTTATgtcgaatttttaaaattattcttaaaatgctaattatattttttaaaaacaatattaaaagtAGATATATGCGAAAAATCACCCTTCAGATTCAATAGAAAGATGTGGTCGAATTTGGTACTTAGCTTGGGCTGTGTGTAGAAATGCATTGGGCCTAATCCAATATCCGGCCTAGCCCAAATAGGAAATATGCAAAATAAAGAACATCGATATAGAAAGCAATTTTTGAACAAAGTTTACGTTGCATGACAAGATATGACCTGGTTATCATTATTGTAGACACTTCAATTAATTTCACAATATAATAACATTTAAagaaattcaactttaaaaaaaataataggagATACTCTTAATTTTAAccttatatttttaaagaaaaagaaaaaatggtaTGTCTAATACTATTTTAGAAAATGAAACTCTcctattcttccttcttcttttgtatagaattgatattgtattgtcATAGTAGAATGAACAGTGGTTATAGTGTTTGTTTGATGGTGAAATAAATGTATCTCTAGTGCATATATGATGTTTTGCTTATGTATGTATGGTGTATATCATTATATATCTTATGTATCACATCATACAGACAAGTCATATACTTTGACTTAAAAAGTACATGCAACAAGTGTGTATATCATAGtatgttatacatatataaattgtatCTATTAATAATATACACATGACATACAAATACATACAAGTGTACATGGAGAGTAGAGGTCGTGGAAGAAAACtccaacaaaaaagaaaattgattacCTCAACATTCGTCGCACTGCTCAATCTAAATTAATCATCAAGGTATGATAACGACATATATCAGATGTTATTTTTAGTATagtgaacaagtaaaaatgaatgaatttgTGCAAAATGCACCGCAAATCCTCGTCCTTCACATAAATATTATCCAGGACATAACTGGTCAAATTTgcataaaacaaataattataacatctCATGAGGTCCAACACAAAATTGAAAcacttccatttttcttttgtagatTTTTGTGAAGGAAATAATATTTGGTGCATAAAATAACCTCTATGTTTTGATGCAAGGACCTTAATTTCTGTTTTCTCTTAGTCGTTAGGCGagttatttaaaacaaaaacaaaaatagtcaattattatattcttaGTGAATTATCGATTAATCCGATAACCTAATATTACAAAATCAATATCAAATTGATAATCTAATAAATCTATTTTATAATATCATTAAATAACTATTAAATCAATAATCCAATAACAACAAATTAAtagtatttttcaatttaatttatcgATCAATTCAATTTTGACGGAGCCCAATTTTTGAGTCGTATTATGTACTATTAGAAAGCATGAGGAAGGACTAATGAGCTGTAAatgcaaaattttaagtttatatttttcaaaatagtaAAGCATTCAACGAAGTCAGAAATGACAGAAAGCTTTTCTAAACTTTGTATAATAATGCCTTGGAAAAGTGATTACACGAAAATTAATATACAGACAGAGCAACCTCAATTAtcggttttttttttataaaaaaaatagaataatacaTTTtgcttttaataaataattaaatcttaTAATAtgtaattcaataaatttaa contains these protein-coding regions:
- the LOC107026185 gene encoding protein CELLULOSE SYNTHASE INTERACTIVE 1 — translated: MHHTAEPPPQQPSTAQTLDQINKLLSHLLPFSLSIKSFTSRWQVLRSKLATVKSLLTEISDSPHWSENELLPTLLPNLLSTLVRVQTLCEECSDPEKTPGKLLMQSDLDMASGWLSKQIHHLDLLCRSGVLRQSTAIVLSHPSSNSTKDDLVLYIRDVFTRIQIGGVEFKRKALESLIQLLSEDEKSAGLVAKEGQVGYLINLLDLNTDPSIREQAVLAVSMLVSMSEQARKCVFEEGALGPLLRIIESGSVTMKERAVLAVECITNDPENAWAISAYGGVPVLLDLCKSGSIAAQLHGVGAIKNVSTNEDVRIALAEEGAIPILLQLMVSGKPSAQEKAANCIAILASSGEYYRDLLIQEKGLQRLVHLLHESSSSDTLEYVLRAIHSLSSSDCGSRILSSYPTFTIQLAELIKHGSLMLQYISASLLANVTTSEEKKRAIAGCMGSLVKLMESAKPDGLQEVAANALVSLLAVKSNRKELVKDEKSVMKLVQMLDSKNDAVSKKFPVAVVAAIMAGGSQGCRKRLVEAGAYGHLQKLAEAEVVGAKKALQRLSGNRLKSIFTRTWSN